One window of Plasmodium relictum strain SGS1 genome assembly, chromosome: 14 genomic DNA carries:
- the AP1M1 gene encoding AP-1 complex subunit mu-1, putative, with product MACISAIFIIDLKGKVIINRNYRGEVNVNLTEVFYNCVIDQEDNLIKPIFHVNGLTYCWVPHNNIYILAVTRKNSNATLIITFLYKLIQVLKDYFKVLEEESIKDNFVITYELLDEMIDNGFPQLSEVKILREYIKNKAHQLTVNNIKIPSAITNSVSWRNEGIKYKKNEIFLDVIESLNIIISSNGTVLRSEILGCLKMKSYLSGMPELKLGLNDKLLFNKNLSNYPNSSNNVNNKAKLVELEDIKFHQCVRLSKFENDRTISFIPPDGIFNLMTYRLSTHVKPLFWLDINISKKSLTKIEYIVKAKSQFKNKSIANNVEFHLPVPADVDSPHFQTYIGTVKYYPDKDILIWKIKQFQGQKEYIMNAQFGLPSIVSNENKDLYYKRPVNVKFEIPYFTVSGITVRYLKIIEKSGYQALPWVRYITQNGDYQLRMS from the coding sequence atgGCATGCATAAGTGCTATATTCATAATAGATTTAAAAGgaaaagtaataataaatagaaattatAGAGGAGAGGTGAATGTAAATTTAACAGAGGTGTTTTATAATTGTGTTATTGACCAAGAAGACAATTTGATAAAACCTATCTTTCATGTAAATGGATTAACATATTGTTGGGTGCCCCATaacaatatttatatattagcTGTAACtagaaaaaatagtaatgCTACCTTAattataacatttttatataaattaatacaaGTGTTAAAAGATTATTTTAAAGTTTTAGAAGAAGAAAGTATAAAGGACAATTTTGTTATTACTTATGAATTACTCGATGAAATGATTGATAATGGATTTCCTCAATTAAGTGAagttaaaatattaagagaatacataaaaaataaagcacACCAATTAAcagtaaataatattaaaataccATCAGCTATAACTAATTCTGTCTCATGGAGAAATGAaggaataaaatataaaaaaaatgaaatatttttagatgTAATTGAAagtttaaatattattatatcttCTAATGGAACAGTTCTAAGAAGTGAGATTTTAGGATGTTTAAAGATGAAATCGTATTTATCTGGAATGCCTGAATTAAAACTAGGTTTAAATGAtaaacttttatttaataaaaacttaagtAATTATCCCAATTCATcaaataatgtaaataacAAAGCAAAATTAGTAGAGCTGGAAGATATAAAATTTCATCAATGTGTACGATTATCGAAATTTGAAAATGATAGAACTATATCTTTTATACCTCCAGATGggatatttaatttaatgaCTTATCGTTTAAGTACTCACGTAAAGCCATTATTTTGGCTTgatattaatatttctaaaaaatcTTTAACAAAAATTGAATATATTGTTAAAGCAAAATcacaatttaaaaataaaagtattgcAAATAATGTAGAATTTCATTTACCTGTACCTGCTGATGTGGATTCACCACATTTTCAAACATATATAGGTACTGTGAAGTATTATCCAGataaagatattttaatatGGAAAATCAAACAATTTCAAGGACAAAAGGAATACATTATGAATGCTCAATTTGGGTTACCATCAATTGTgtctaatgaaaataaagacttatattataaaagacCAGTAAATGTAAAATTTGAAATTCCTTACTTTACTGTGTCTGGTATAACTGTtagatatttaaaaattattgaaaaaagTGGTTATCAAGCTTTACCATGGGTCAGATATATAACGCAAAATGGAGATTATCAATTAAGAATGtcttaa
- a CDS encoding mitochondrial ribosomal protein S15 precursor, putative translates to MNLLNKIFKVNSFICFKKKEIGFLRDAKRYESRVKAHRYTGVTAVKTHAQKTEWYLKAERDFLAERNQIPNGYIGLWQYDDIKHLKDNIKNMLHLSCANNKQIHKFKKLNIRRLLQRRPFDTGSAAVQIGCLTEKILNLRAHLIQRCKDHPKKRTMSILLARRQKLMKYLYKTDFDLYKHTCNLLKIKCILFAIPDSRDRSKAINAAAVDGDRCKFLIRQKLWKGKYRPRPMKNSKGQTIRYTRHPIEQPPSDYALPKEYKPQISNSWPYGVKESYQKGIYTIHNPTAPGLGYCPVPMLF, encoded by the coding sequence ATGAATCtacttaataaaatatttaaagtaaatagttttatatgttttaagaaaaaggaaatagGTTTTTTAAGAGATGCAAAGAGATATGAATCAAGAGTTAAAGCTCATAGATATACAGGAGTAACGGCAGTAAAAACTCATGCTCAAAAAACAGAATGGTATTTAAAAGCAGAAAGAGATTTTTTAGCTGAAAGAAACCAAATACCTAATGGATATATTGGCCTATGGCAATATGATGAtataaaacatttaaaagataatatCAAAAATATGTTACACTTAAGTTGTGCAAATAATAAGCaaatacataaatttaaaaaattaaatataagaaGATTATTACAAAGAAGGCCATTTGATACAGGAAGTGCAGCTGTTCAAATTGGATGTTTAacagaaaaaattttaaatttaagagCTCATTTAATACAACGATGTAAAGATCATCcaaaaaaaagaactatGTCAATATTATTAGCTAGAAGACAGAagttaatgaaatatttatacaaaactgattttgatttatataaacatacttgtaatttactaaaaattaaGTGTATATTATTTGCAATACCTGATTCAAGAGATAGATCAAAAGCAATAAATGCAGCAGCAGTAGATGGTGACAGATGCAAATTCTTAATTAGACAAAAATTATGGAAAGGTAAATATAGACCAAGACCAATGAAGAACTCAAAAGGACAGACGATAAGATATACCAGACATCCTATAGAACAGCCACCTTCTGATTATGCTTTACCAAAGGAGTATAAACCACAAATATCAAATTCATGGCCATATGGAGTGAAAGAAAGTTATCAAAAAGGAATTTATACAATTCATAATCCAACTGCACCAGGTTTAGGCTACTGCCCCGTTCCTATGCTGTTTTAA
- a CDS encoding ATP synthase subunit gamma, mitochondrial, putative, translated as MLENKLIEMNYIKKCALNNFNLVLKKNFASDNLRSLSLRMKSIKSIQKITKAMKMVAASKFKGDQRRLENCSHFSTPLTDLFNRLNQLEIHKKNEDLAIIAISSDKGLCGSVNSSVSRICKKILEKENVDNETVNNITPNKIYVYGIGEKIRSALSRLHRDKFEAIYNEYNKIPINFVTCSYIAERILNKNHSNLLIIYNNFKSAISFDTKILSIFSQKQLSKMNKKELATFEFEPELDYIFKDIYEFYFTSLLYNCIIQNLAAEQSARMTAMDNASSNATEMLNALSLKYNRARQSKITLELIEIISGANAL; from the exons atgttggaaaacaaattaatagaaATGAATTACATCAAAAAATGTGCTTTGAACAATTTTAATTTAGTtttgaaaaagaattttGCTAGTGATAATTTAAGATCATTATCACTTCGTATGAAATCAATTAAATCTATTCAGAAAATTACCAAAGCTATGAAGATGGTTGCTGCATCTAAGTTTAAAGGTGATCAAAGAAGGTTAGAAAATTGTTCACATTTCTCAACACCTTTAACTGATTTGTTTAATAGATTAAACCAACTggaaattcataaaaaaaatgaagatttaGCTATAATTGCTATTTCATCGGATAAAGGATTATGTGGAAGTGTAAATTCATCAGTTTCAagaatatgtaaaaaaattttagaaaaagaaaatgtagATAATGAAACTGTAAACAATATTACACCAAATAAAATATACGTGTATGGAATAGGAGAAAAGATAAGATCAGCTTTAAGTAGATTACATAGAGATAAGTTTGAAGctatatataatgaatataataaaattcctATAAATTTTGTTACTTGTTCTTATATAGCTGAACGTATACTGAATAAAAATCACAGTAATTTAttgattatttataataactTCAAATCAGCTATATCATTTGATACGAAAATATTAAGTATTTTTTCTCAAAAACAACTAAGCAAgatgaataaaaaagaacTAGCTACTTTTGAATTTGAGCCAGAACTAGATTACATTTTTAAAGatatttatgaattttattttacttcatTGCTATATAATTGTATAATTCAAAATTTAGCAGCAGAACAG tctGCAAGAATGACGGCAATGGACAACGCTTCTTCAAATGCTACAGAAATGCTAAATGCattatctttaaaatataatagagCAAGAcaa tcGAAAATTACATTGGAACTTATTGAAATTATATCTGGTGCTAATGCTTTATAA
- a CDS encoding cytochrome c2 precursor, putative has product MKMNNSNMSDMLEDELSDNFVLPKGDKIKGEKLFKKHCKQCHSIAPDNSQTNSGFTSWGPSLFNVYNRTAGMTMGNSPFQVSPDMYSSGIIWNDVNLLKYMKNPKQFVESNIGMNFKGISNFQDRVDIVHYLKTLTYDDPHGREIAEKYSKKK; this is encoded by the coding sequence atgaaaatgaataatagtaatatgaGTGATATGCTTGAAGATGAATTATCAGACAATTTCGTATTACCTAAGggtgataaaataaaaggagAAAAACTATTTAAGAAGCATTGTAAACAGTGTCATTCAATAGCTCCTGACAATAGTCAAACAAACTCAGGATTCACAAGTTGGGGACCCTCTTTATTTAATGTATATAACAGAACAGCTGGAATGACTATGGGAAATTCACCATTTCAAGTTTCTCCTGATATGTACTCGTCAGGTATTATATGGAATGATGTCAATTTACtcaaatatatgaaaaatccAAAGCAATTTGTTGAATCAAATATTGGTATGAACTTCAAGGGGATTTCAAATTTTCAAGACAGAGTTGATATTGtacattatttaaaaacgtTAACGTATGATGATCCTCATGGAAGAGAAATTGCAGAAAAatactcaaaaaaaaaataa
- the ISD11 gene encoding protein ISD11, putative — translation MKTNQIKSLKKIYRHILNEASKFENINYSVYFTNKAKENFREFFSNNNYSSEKLKVFEDECNDYLNMLKRQTIIHNLYHVDKPLVFK, via the exons atgaaaacaaatcaaataaaaagtttaaaaaaaatataccgTCATATTTTGAATGAAGCTTCCAAATTCGAAAATATAAACTACAGTGTTTATTTCACTAATAAG gcaaaagaaaattttagagaattttttagtaataataattacagtagtgaaaaattaaaagtatttGAAGATGAATGTAATGATTATCTTAATATGTTGAAAAGGCAAACCATAATACATAATTTATACCATGTTGATAAACCATTAGTTtttaagtaa
- the M1AAP gene encoding M1-family alanyl aminopeptidase, putative, with product MNLRKILSYNFFIISVLILANSLNKHKNTCMIKNIFQINSHRVTSRLLKSNSSQKNLIKNLNFKHLIHELSFSKFVNLDLFQKDIFKNVNSRIKPQSYIIQKRLMSENGDRNSSDKDRKRSGPIVKSGGNTQGKKMKVLNEASGTTSKTEEIVTQTGNGGDDVSDNNKESPKVIYRTDYKPSGFKIHNIGLHIDIHEDHTTVSSDLDMETSLHYGGEDLIFDGVGLEIKEIYIDGSLLHEGEHYTYDNEYLTIFSRNVPKSNFKFSSKVIIHPETNYALTGIYKSKNIIVSQCEASGFRHITFFIDRPDIMAKYDVTLTADKKKYPVLLSNGDKVSEYDLTEGRHGARFVDPYLKPCYLFAVVAGDLKHLSDTYVTKFSKKKVELYVFSEEKYVSKLKWALECLKKAMAFDENYFGLEYDLTRLNLVAVSDFNQGAMENKGLNIFNANSLLASKKKSVDFSFERILTVVGHEYFHNYTGNRVTLRDWFQLTLKEGLTVHRENLFSEHITKTATFRLDHVNYLRSVQFLEDSSPLSHPIRPESYVSMENFYTSTVYDKGSEVMRMYLTILGEEYYKKGMDIYIKKNDGKTATCEDFNEAMNEAYKLKKGDSNVNLDQFLLWFSQSGTPHVTATYSYDKDKKEFTVKLSQYTKEDANQKEKKALFIPIKIGLINPQNGKDIIPEALLEFTKENEIFVFKNIEEKPIPSLFRAFSAPVYIKDNLTDEERILLLKYDTDAFVRFNVCVDLYIKQILTNYNEILQAKNEGKDKPELTPVNKEFINAIKYLLNDSKADPGFKSYMITLPNDRYIINFVNNLDTDVLYETKNFIYKQIGNELNDDYFTIFKSIKPKADDMTHFDDESYVDFDQINVRKLRNTLLSLLSKAKYPKILEYIMEQSDSPYPTNWLTSLTASAYYDKYYELYEKTYNLAKEDELLLQEWLKTVSRSDRDDIYDIIKRLEVEVLKDTKNPNEIRAVYSQFSFNIRYFNHISGKGYKLLADVIIKTDSFNPQLATQLCDPFKLWNKLDIKRQKLMLDEINRILQKDNLSTNLKEYLLRLTNKL from the coding sequence atgaatttaagaaaaatacttagctataatttttttattatatcagTTTTAATTTTAGCAAATTCTCTTAACAAGCATAAAAATACTTGcatgataaaaaatatttttcaaattaatTCACACAGAGTGACAAGTCGTTTGCTAAAATCTAATTCAAgtcaaaaaaatttaattaaaaatctAAATTTTAAACACTTAATTCATGAATTATCATTTAGCAAATTTGTAAATTTAGATTTATTTCAAAAGGATATTTTTAAGAACGTAAACAGTAGAATCAAACCTCAGTCATACATAATACAGAAAAGATTAATGAGTGAAAACGGGGATAGGAATTCATCAGATAAGGATAGAAAAAGAAGCGGCCCAATAGTTAAAAGTGGAGGCAATACTCAAgggaaaaaaatgaaagtacTTAATGAAGCCTCAGGAACGACAAGTAAAACAGAAGAAATAGTTACACAAACAGGAAACGGAGGCGATGATGTAtctgataataataaagaatctCCTAAAGTAATTTACAGGACTGATTACAAGCCAAGTGGTTTCAAAATACATAATATCGGATTACATATAGATATCCATGAAGATCATACTACAGTATCATCTGATTTAGATATGGAAACGAGTTTACACTATGGAGGAGAagatttaatttttgatGGTGTTGGCTTAGAAATAAAAGAGATATATATAGATGGATCTTTATTGCATGAAGGAGAGCATTATACATATGATAATGAGTATTTAACTATTTTTTCTAGAAATGTACCaaaaagtaattttaaattttcttctaaAGTAATTATACATCCTGAAACTAACTATGCATTAACAGgtatatataaatcaaaaaatattattgtttCCCAATGTGAAGCATCAGGCTTTCGTcatataacattttttattgataGACCAGATATAATGGCAAAATATGATGTAACATTAACTgcagataaaaaaaaatacccAGTATTATTAAGTAATGGAGACAAGGTAAGTGAATATGATTTAACTGAAGGGAGACATGGAGCAAGATTTGTTGACCCTTATTTAAAACCATGCTATTTATTTGCTGTAGTTGCAGGAGACTTAAAACATTTAAGTGATACATATGTTACgaaattttctaaaaagaAGGTAgaattatatgtatttagtgaagaaaaatatgtatCTAAATTAAAATGGGCTTTagaatgtttaaaaaaagcTATGGCATTTGATGAAAATTATTTCGGTTTAGAATATGATTTAACTAGATTAAACTTAGTTGCAGTATCTGATTTTAATCAAGGAGCAATGGAAAATAAAggattaaatatatttaatgctAATTCACTATTAgcctcaaaaaaaaaatctgtAGATTTCTCCTTTGAAAGAATATTAACAGTTGTAGGCCAcgaatattttcataattacaCAGGGAATAGAGTTACATTGAGAGATTGGTTTCAGTTAACTCTAAAAGAAGGGTTAACTGTTCATAGAGAAAATCTTTTTTCAGAACACATTACCAAAACAGCTACATTTCGTTTAGATCATGTGAATTATCTAAGAAGTGTTCAATTTTTGGAAGACTCTTCACCATTATCACATCCAATAAGACCTGAATCCTATGTAAGTATggaaaatttttatacatCAACAGTTTATGATAAAGGTAGTGAGGTTATGAGAATGTATCTAACAATTTTAGGTGAAGAATATTACAAGAAAGGTATggatatttatataaaaaaaaacgatGGAAAAACTGCAACATGTGAAGATTTTAATGAAGCAATGAACGAAGCatataaactaaaaaaagGTGATAGTAATGTTAACCTAGatcaatttttattatggTTTTCACAAAGTGGAACTCCCCATGTTACTGCAACTTATTCATATGAcaaagataaaaaagaatttactGTTAAATTAAGTCAATATACAAAAGAAGATGCTAATCAAAAAGAGAAGAAAGCCTTGTTTATTCCAATTAAAATTGGTCTTATCAACCCCCAAAACGGAAAGGATATTATTCCAGAAGCTTTGCTCGAATTTAccaaagaaaatgaaatctttgtttttaaaaatattgaagaaAAACCAATTCCATCTTTGTTCAGAGCATTTAGTGCCCCAGTTTATATTAAAGATAATTTAACTGATGAAGAGCGTATTTTGTTACTTAAATATGATACAGATGCATTTGTTAGATTTAACGTTTGTGTAGATTTATACATAAAGCAGATTTTAacaaattataatgaaattttaCAAGCTAAAAATGAAGGTAAGGATAAACCTGAATTAACACCTGTCAATAAAGAATTTATTAATGCTATCAAATATTTATTGAATGATTCAAAAGCTGATCCTGGTTTTAAATCATACATGATAACTCTACCTAATGATagatatattataaattttgtaaataatttagataCAGATGTATTATATGaaactaaaaattttatttataagcAAATTGGCAATGAATTAAATGACGACTACTTTACAATTTTCAAAAGCATAAAACCGAAAGCTGATGACATGACCCATTTTGATGATGAATCTTACGTTGACTTTGATCAAATAAATGTAAGAAAATTAAGAAACACACTGTTATCATTGCTAAGTAAAGCAAAATATCCAAAGATTTTGGAATACATTATGGAACAATCTGATTCACCTTATCCTACAAATTGGCTTACAAGTCTTACTGCTTCTGCATATTATGATAAATATTACGAACTTTATGAAAAAACTTATAATCTTGCTAAAGAAGATGAATTACTTTTACAAGAGTGGTTAAAGACTGTATCAAGATCTGATAGAGATGATATATatgatattattaaaagGCTTGAAGTAGAAGTTTTAAAAGATACTAAAAATCCAAATGAAATTAGAGCAGTATATAGTCAATTTAGTTTTAATATAAGATACTTTAACCATATTTCTGGAAAAGGTTACAAATTACTAGCTGATGTAATAATTAAAACTGATTCGTTTAATCCTCAGTTAGCAACTCAATTATGTGATCCATTTAAATTATGGAATAAATTAGACATAAAAAGACAAAAATTAATGCTTGATGAAATAAATAGAATTCTTcaaaaagataatttatctactaatttaaaagaatatttattaagattgacaaataaattataa
- the RPT1 gene encoding 26S protease regulatory subunit 7, putative, translating into MQEETTTQSKPLDDEDINILKSYGSGPYSKSIKKVESDISGLLTNINKLCGVRESDTGLCLPNQWDLQLDKQMLNEEQPLQVARCTKIINADTDQTKYIINVKQIAKFVVGLGDKVAPTDIEEGMRVGVDRTKYKIQILLPPKIDPTVTMMTVEEKPDITYNDIGGCKEQLEKLREVVEMPLLQPERFVTLGIDPPKGVLLYGPPGTGKTLTARAIANRTDACFICVIGSELVQKYVGEGARMVRELFQMAKSKKACILFIDEVDAIGGSRGDESAHGDHEVQRTMLEIVNQLDGFDNRGNIKVLMATNRPDTLDSALVRPGRIDRKIEFSLPDLEGRTHIFKIHANTMNMSRDVRFELLARLCPNSTGSDIRSVCTEAGMFAIRARRKTITEKDLLLAINKVIHGCKQFSATGKYMVYN; encoded by the exons ATGCAAGAGGAAACTACCACTCAATCAAAACCATTGGATGATgaagatataaatatactaaaatcatat ggTTCGGGACCATATTCAAAgagtataaaaaaagtagaaaGTGATATATCAGGATTACTAACaaacataaataaattatgtgGTGTAAGAGAAAGTGATACTGGATTATGTTTGCCTAATCAATGGGACTTACAATTAGATAAGCAAATGCTAAATGAAGAACAACCATTGCAAGTAGCTAGATgcacaaaaattataaatgcaGATACAGAtcaaacaaaatatattattaatgtaAAACAAATAGCAAAATTCGTTGTAGGATTAGGTGATAAAGTTGCGCCAACAGATATTGAGGAAGGAATGAGAGTAGGTGTAGATAGaactaaatataaaattcaaaTTTTGTTACCACCAAAAATTGACCCTACAGTTACTATGATGACTGTAGAAGAAAAACCTGATATTACGTATAATGATATTGGTGGATGCAAAGAACAATTAGAAAAGTTAAGAGAAGTAGTAGAAATGCCCTTATTACAACCAGAAAGATTTGTAACTCTAGGTATTGATCCTCCTAAGGGGGTTTTATTATATGGGCCTCCAGGAACAGGAAAGACTCTAACAGCTAGAGCTATTGCCAATAGAACAGATGCATGTTTTATTTGTGTAATTGGTTCAGAACTTGTTCAGAAATATGTTGGAGAAGGTGCAAGGATGGTAAGAGAATTATTTCAAATGGCAAAATCAAAAAAAGCTTGTATTTTATTCATTGATGAAGTAGATGCAATAGGAGGTTCGAGAGGAGATGAAAGCGCACATGGAGATCACGAGGTTCAAAGAACTATGTTAGAAATTGTTAATCAATTAGATGGTTTTGATAATAGAGGGAATATAAAAGTTCTTATGGCTACAAATAGACCTGATACATTAGACAGTGCGCTAGTAAGACCTGGAAGAATTGATAGAAAAATTGAATTTAGTTTACCAGATCTTGAAGGTAGAAcgcatatatttaaaattcatGCTAATACAATGAATATGAGTAGAGATGTTAGATTTGAACTATTAGCAAGATTATGCCCTAATAGCACTGGTTCAGACATTAGAAGTGTCTGTACCGAAGCTGGTATGTTTGCTATAAGAGCAAGAAGAAAAACAATCACAGAAAAGGATCTTTTATTAGCTATTAATAAAGTTATACATGGTTGTAAACAATTTTCTGCAACAGGTAAATATATGGTTTATAATTAA